CGGTTATATTCTGGGTCGATCGCTCTTTGGTTATAGCAATATCGAATTAAGCTAAAAAAATCATCTACTGCAAAGTTTAAACCGAGAATACTATCAATTTCATCTACAAATATTACGATGTTTTGTAGGGGAAATTGCTCTTTTAATAATTCATCAATAAAATGACTTAATCGCTGAATAAAAGAAACTTCTTCCTCTTGCTTCCACCAAATTTTTAAGTTAAACTTGCCTAATAATTTCAAACTTCTACATAAGTCAGTTATTATTCCTTTATACCATTGGACTGGCGTAATATTTTCACTGCCTATTTGAGTCATGTCAAGGGCGGTGCAGATAAATCCTGACTGTTGCAGTCGGTACATTGTCCTGACTAATAGGGAGGATTTTCCCATTTGCCTTGAGTTAAGTACATAACAAAATTCGCCTTTTTTTAATGCTTCGTACAGTTCGTTATCTGCTTGCCTTTCTACGTAAGTAGGATTGTCGTTTTTGAGGCTACCACCCACTTGATATTGATAAGATTTCATTTGATTTTAGACTTAGTATTATGGACGTAATTAATTGATATAGCTATGGGCTAGGGGAAGAAGGGACTAGTCATAAAAGTTTGGTGCAATTAAGAATGCCTTGACGGTTGCTATATATCCCAATATTTGCTAGATATTATCTATTAAAAAAACATTTTTTTATCTAATGTCTTAAAATCTAAAATTCAGAACAGAGCTAAGAGTCACGCGATCTCCACCTATATTATTAGATTTATGAAAAGCTTTTTTGGCTTCTAATAATAGAGTTTCTTCTTGATTGTTACGATTGGGAACGGTGCTAGCAACTCCTAAACTTAGGGTGACTACTGAATTCGGTAAACACATCAATGTTTTAGATTCAAAAGGCAATTTAATATTCTTAATGTTAAGCCGTACTCGTTCGGCAAGATCTAGGGCTGCTGCCGCATCTAGTCGCGGTAAAATAATAGCAAATTCTTCATTACCATACCGAGCAACAAAGTTTTCGGGATGATGGGCGACCTGACAAATAGCTTGCGCGATTTTCCGCAAGCAATCATCTCCCGCCTGATATCCATAAGTATCGTTGTAGATTTTAAAATAATCGATACCGACCAAAATTAAAGAAATGGGAACACCTTCACTATACATAGCATCCCACTGAGTTTTTAAACAATTATCGAACTGGCGGCGATTGGCAATTTGAGTTACGGAGTCTAAATAAAGTAAAGTTTGTAAATTTTGATTTTCTTGTTCCAACTGTTCCATCCGAATTCGGGCGTTATTTTTATATGCAAAGTTTTGTAACTGGAAATAAAGCCGATATAATTCACAAGATATAGTACAGTTGTTGCCATCTAATTTGATTAATCCCATTCGCTCTAATTGATAAGTAATTAGGGGTGGCAATTGAAGGCTATTTTCTGCTTGGTTTAATTCTTGCAGTGCTGCTGTCAATACAGGTTGTTGTTCTAGCATTGCCTGGATAGCTAACAAATGATCTCTATAAATACCAGTGAGAGTGGGAGCCATTTGTAACAATTCATCTAAGGTATTTTGATGGTAACGAAGGTAATACAAAGCAAGATGAACTAAGTAGGGATGCCCTCCTACCATATCGGTTAATTGCTGAATTTGGTTATCGCTCAAGTTTAATTCATAACGTTGAGCTAAATCTTTAACTTGCTCGAAGGTAAATTCTAGTAATTTTAGGGTTAATCCTATATTAAATGGGGAGTGATTAATATTTAAGGAAACATAAACTTCCGTAGAATGAGCTAAAATTAAACGCAGTTGCTGCCAAATTTCTAAAGTTCTAGCTTGTTCGTGCCAAAATCGCAAGAGGGGAAAAAATTCTCGCCCAATATCAGGATATTCAAATAAGCGATTGACTTCATTAAGTACTAACACTAAAGGTAGATCGACTTGGCTTAACAAATAGCTCTCAAAATAAATGGTACAACTCACTTTGCTACCGATTTCTTCGTCCCAGTAATCATCCAAAT
Above is a window of Leptolyngbyaceae cyanobacterium DNA encoding:
- a CDS encoding AAA-like domain-containing protein encodes the protein MIGRSRSQNIQAAEDINFPGSPVSLHSIFYVDRPPTEALGYAELCKPGSLIRIRAPRKMGKSSLMLRLINQATILGYRTVNIDFQQADATIFQHTDKFLRWLCTNIAWQLKLAPNLDDYWDEEIGSKVSCTIYFESYLLSQVDLPLVLVLNEVNRLFEYPDIGREFFPLLRFWHEQARTLEIWQQLRLILAHSTEVYVSLNINHSPFNIGLTLKLLEFTFEQVKDLAQRYELNLSDNQIQQLTDMVGGHPYLVHLALYYLRYHQNTLDELLQMAPTLTGIYRDHLLAIQAMLEQQPVLTAALQELNQAENSLQLPPLITYQLERMGLIKLDGNNCTISCELYRLYFQLQNFAYKNNARIRMEQLEQENQNLQTLLYLDSVTQIANRRQFDNCLKTQWDAMYSEGVPISLILVGIDYFKIYNDTYGYQAGDDCLRKIAQAICQVAHHPENFVARYGNEEFAIILPRLDAAAALDLAERVRLNIKNIKLPFESKTLMCLPNSVVTLSLGVASTVPNRNNQEETLLLEAKKAFHKSNNIGGDRVTLSSVLNFRF